The DNA sequence GGCTCCGCCCTTCCAGGTCCCACGTTCCCGGCGCCCGGTCCCGTCTCACTTACTTCCACCTCGGCGCGATGTTGATTACAGTTCGTCACACAACACACTGAAGCTTCGCCGCTCCGCCCCGCCTCGCGAATTTTTCGCGGGGACCGGGGACGGGGCTGTTTTCGCCTGCGTCCGGGTGAGCCATGGCTGAGATGATAAAGCAAATTTCGTTTGGGAAGCTCGAGACCGGGATGGGGATGCCCCATCTGCTCGACATCCAGACGCGGGCGTTCGAAGCGCTGCTGCAGCTGGACGCCGCCTCGCAGGACCGCGAGGACATCGGGCTCGAGCGCGTCTTCAAAGATCTGTTCCCGATCACCGACGTGCACGAGAACTTCTCGCTGGAGTTCGTGCGCTACACGCTCGGTGAGCCGAAGTACTCCGTGGAGGAGTGCATCGAGCGCGACATGACCTTTTCCGCTCCTCTCAAGGCGACCCTGCAGCTGGTCATCTTCGAGGAGATCAACGGCGACAAGCGCCCGCGCAACATCATCGAGAAGGAAGTCTACCTGGGCGAGCTGCCGCTGCTCACCGGGCTGGGCACCTTCGTGATCAACGGCGCCGAGCGCGTCATCGTCAGCCAGCTGCACCGTTCGCCGGGCGTGGTGTTCGAAGAGAACACCCACCCCAACGGCAGCAAGCTGTTCAGCGCGCGCATCATCCCGTTCCGCGGGTCGTGGGTGGAGTTCACCCTCGACATCCACGACGTGGTGGCGGTGCACATCGACAAGAAGAAGAAGTTCCCCGCCACGGCGCTGCTGCGCGCGGTGGGCTTCAGCCGCGACGCCGACATCCTGGGCGTGTTCCTGAAGCGCGACACCGTCGCGCTCAACACGCTGGAGCAGGCCACGGGGAGCGGGCGCCGCGGCGAGGTGTTCCACGGCTTTTTGGCCGAGGACGTGCCGGACCCGGCGGTGCTGGGCCCCAACGGCCCCGTGCTGTACCGCGACATCGTGCTTCCCTCGACGGGCGAGGTGTACGAGCGCGGCCGCCGGGTGACCCCCGAGCTGTACGCGTCGCTCCGCGAGGCCGGCGTCACCACCCTTCCCGTGGTGGCCTCGGCGCTGGTGGCGCGCGCGGGCGACGAGATCAACGGCGACGCGCTGGGGCGCATGCTGCGCGCCGGCATCGAGTCGGTGGCCACGTACCGGGCCACCAGCCAGAGCGGGTCGGCGCTGCGCGCCACGCTGGCCAAGGACCCCACGCGCGGCACGCTCGACTCGCTGTTCGCCATCCACAACCTGGTGCGCCCGGGCACGGCCCCGGCCCCCGACACGTGGACCGAGGAAGAGTTCCTGGCCGAGGGCGACACCATCATGCACGTCGCCGACTTCCTGGCGTCGTGGGCGGAGCGCGGTTCGCAGCCGGTAGACCCCATGTCGCGCGAGGGGCAGCGCTCGGTGGAGGAGCGCATGCTGCGCTTCGCCCAGGAGCGCGGCATCCGCTACGTGTGGGAAAGCTTCCGCGACGACCGCACCGAAAAGGCCGGCAAGCCAAGCCGCGTGCTGGTGTACGAGCTGAACCGCGTGGTGCAGGTGTACGTGGCCGTGTGGCGGCTGCTCTTCCAGCCCCGCACCTCGCTCGTCGTCACCGGCGAGCTGACGGGCAGCGGCAACGGCACGGCCGCGGCCAGCACCGACTACTCGGAGTACACGGAAGAGGCGCTGAACAAGCGCTACGACCTGGGCCGGGTGGGCCGGTACAAGATCAACCAGCGGCTGGCCCCGGCCTTCGAGTCGCTGGGCTACACGGTGCCGCCGGCGGGCATGACGGCGCTCACCGCGCAGGACGTGCTGGCCATCCTCTGGCAGCTGATCGAGCTTCACGAGGGGCGCGGCGAAACGGACGACATCGACCACCTGGGCAACCGCCGGGTGCGTTCGGTGGGCGAGCTGATCGCCAACCAGTTCAGCGTGGGCCTCAGCCGCATGGCGCGGCTGGTGCGCGAGCGCATGTCGATCGTGTCGGACCCCGACAAGATCAACATCGACGACCTGGTGAACGCGCGCACGGTGTCGGCGGTGATCCAGCAGTTCTTCGGATCGTCGCAGCTCAGCCAGTTCATGGACCAGACCAACCCCCTGGCCGAGATGACGCACAAGCGTCGCCTCTCGGCGCTGGGCCCGGGCGGTCTTACCCGTGAGCGCGCCGGCTTCGAAGTGCGAGACGTGCACTACTCGCACTACGGGCGCATGTGCCCGATCGAAACGCCGGAAGGCCCGAACATCGGCCTGATCAACTCGCTGACGACGTACGCCCGGATCAACGACCTGGGCTTCATCGAGACGCCCTACCGCAAGGTGGTGCGCGCCATCGTGAAGTACCCGGCGCAGGCCAAGCTGGAAGAGGCCGTGCGCCTGGTGCTGGGCGACCGCGCCAAGGTGTTCGGCAAGAAGGGCGAAACCATCGACGCCGCCCGCGGCCGCGAGATCTTCCGCGCCATGGTCGTGGGCGCCGAGCTGGCCGAGGACGTGTTCGACTGGAGCACGCTGTTCCCGCGGATGCTGGCCGGCGAGATCGCCCAGACCGACTGGGAGCAGGAGTTCGCGGCTCTTCCCGTGCTGGCCAAGCGCGGCGAGCGCATCACCGAGGAGCTGGCCGAGCGCATCGCCGCCCAGCCGGTGAACCTGGTGCGCGTGGTCAGCCGCCGGGCGGGCGCGGCGGCGCGCGGCGTGGCCCCCGAGGCCATCCGCAACCCCATGTCGCTGTCCGTCCGCGTCTTCCAGCCTACCACGGCCGCCGTCCTGGCCGTGCCGGGGACGGTGCTGACGGCCGAGGTGGTCGAGTCGCTGAACGAGCGGCAGATGACCGGGCTCGAGGTGCAGGAGTGGGGCGACACCCCCGACGAGGTGGCGATCGACTACACCTCGGGCGTGCCGGCGCTGCCGGCCGAGGGCGAGGTGGGGCGCGCCGTCCTGGGCGCCAGTGGCCGCACGACGCACGTGACGCCCGTGGTCACGCGCATCAGCGCGTGGCTGTCGGCCAACGAGGAAGAGACGGCCCGCATCGCGCAGGCGAACGCCCCGCTGACGCCGGGCTTCACCTTCAACAACGAGTTCGTCCTGTGCCGCGAGCGGGGCGACTTCCCCCTGCTGCGGCCGGAGGAGATCGACTACATGGACGTGGCGCCCGACCAGCTGGTGTCGGTGGCCGCGGCCCTGATCCCCTTCCTGGAACACGACGACGCCAACCGGGCCCTCATGGGCTCGAACATGCAGCGCCAGGCGGTGCCGCTGCTGTTCCCGCATGCGCCGGTGGTGGGCACGGGGCTGGAAGAGGTGATCGCGCGCGACTCGGGCGCCGTGGTGGTGGCCCGGCGCGGCGGAACGGTGATGGAGGTGACCGCCGACCACATCCTGGTGGATGCCGGGATGGAGGGCGTGGGGTCTGCCGCCGAGCCGCTGCGCCGCCTGGCGCAGTTCGACCGCTACCGGATGAAGAAGTACTGGCGCACCAACCAGGACACGGCGCTCAACCAGCGCCCCATCGTCCGCAAGGGGATGGTGGTGGAAAAGGGCGCCGTGCTGGCCGACGGCCCCTCGACCGACGGCGGCGAGCTGGCCCTGGGCCGCAACCTGCTGGTGGCGTTCATGCCCTGGTACGGCCACAACTTCGAGGACGCCATCGTGCTGTCCGAGAAGCTGGTGAAGGACGACGTGTACACCTCCATCCACATCCAGGAGCTGGAGCTCCAGGTGCGCGACACCAAGCGCGGGATGGAAGAGATCACGCGCGAAATTCCCAACGTGGCCGAAGAGTCGCTGGTGGACCTGGACGAGCGCGGCGTCGTGCGCATCGGCGCCCGGGTGAAGGCCGGCGACATCCTGGTGGGCAAGATCACGCCGAAGGGCGAGACGGAGCTTTCCCCCGAAGAAAAGCTGCTGACGGCCATCTTCGGCGAAAAGGCCAAGGACGTAAAGGATTCGTCGCTCAAGGTGCCGCCCGGCGTGGAGGGCACCGTGATCGACGTGAAGATCTTCAGCCGCCGCATCGACGACCCCATCCTGGAAAAGGAGCGGGGGCAGAAGATCGGCGAGCTGCGCGCCTTCGAGCGCATGGAGATCCAGCGCATCGGCGAGGCCCGCGACGAGGAGATCCGCGAGCTGATCCGCGGCCGCGAGGTCGCCCTGTTCCTGAAGAAGGGGACGGTGGAGCCCTTCTTCAACGAGGGGACGCAGCTGACGGACGAGGTGGTCGATTCGCTGGACTTCAACGACATCGACCTCACCACGCTCAAGGTGACGGACCGCCCGACCAACGAGCAGCTCCGTCGCCTGATCGACGAGAGCAAGCGCCGGATCGAGCGGGTGCGGCAGCGCACCGAGGGCCAGATCGACAAGATCTTCCAGCCCGACGAGCTGCCCCCGGGCGTGGTGCAGCTGGTGAAGGTGTACCTGGCCGAGAAGCGCAAGATCTCGGTGGGCGACAAGATGGCCGGCCGCCACGGCAACAAGGGCATCATCGCCCGCATCGTGCCGGAAGAGGACATGCCGTTCCTGCCGGACGGCACCCCGGTGGACGTGTGTCTGAACCCGCTGGGCGTGCCCAGCCGCATGAACGTGGGGCAGATCCTGGAAACCCACCTGGGATGGGCGGCGCGCGTCCTGGGCTTCGAGGCCAAGACGCCGGTGTTCCAGGGCGCTTCCGAGGACGAGATCGGCACGCTGATCCGCCTGGCGGGCGCCACCTGGGCGCGGCAGTCGCTGGGCGTGCTGAGCGCCATGCCGCCCACCTTCGACGTGGACGACGCGCGCAGCATCGCCGAGACGGTGCAGGCGCACGAGGCCCTGGCGCAGGAGCGGGCCCGGCCCGAGATGGGCATCGGGCGGCCGATCGACTGGATGGTGGGCGCGCCGGAAACTCCGGCACTGCTGACCGAAAAGCTGAACTCCCTCGCGGCGTACCTGGTGTCCGCCGGCCGCGAGCTGGCCGAGGCCCGGCAGCAGAGCCTGGAGGAGGCCTTCCCGGCCGCCGCCGCGCTGGCCGCCTCGAAGTCGGGCGAGGGGCTGACGGCTGCGCTGGAAGAGCACATGCTGACGGCGGGGCTGACCCCCGGCGGCAAGGTGAAGCTGCGCGACGGCCGTTCGGGCGCGCAGTTCGAAAGCCCGGTGACGGTGGGCACCATCTACATGCTGAAGCTCAGCCACCTGGTGGACGACAAGATCCACGCGCGGTCCATCGGGCCGTATTCGCTGGTGACGCAGCAGCCGCTGGCCGGCAAGGCGCAGTTCGGCGGACAGCGCTTCGGCGAGATGGAGGTGTGGGCGCTGGAGGCGTACGGCGCCGCGCACACGCTGCAGGAAATCCTGACGGTGAAGTCGGACGACGTGAACGGCCGCAGCCGGGTGTACGAGGCCATCGTCAAGGGCGAGAACCTGCCCGAGCCGGGGCTGCCCGAGTCGTTCAACGTGCTGGTGAAGGAGCTTCAGGCGCTGGGCATCAGCGTGACGCTCGGAAGCTAGGAAGGTACCCAGTTCCAAGTACCAAGTGCCTGGTAACGCGCCACCGGGTACTTGGCACTTGGGACCAGGCACTGTCAGTCAGTCGAGCGCCCGAAATGCCGGGCCTTAAACCGATAGTAAGGGGATCACGAACATGATCGACTTCCCCCGCGTCCGCGAGACCCGGTCTCAGGACTTCAACTTCATCCAGGTGAAGATCGCCTCTCCGGAGGAGATCCGCGGCTGGAGCTTCGGCGAGGTGACCAAGCCGGAGACCATCAACTACCGCTCGTTCAAGCCCGAGCGCGACGGCCTGTTCTGCGAGCGCATCTTCGGTCCCGTCAAGGACTGGGAGTGCCACTGCGGCAAGTTCAAGCGCATCCGCTACCGCGGGCACGTCTGCGACAAGTGCGGCGTCGAGGTGACGCTCAGCAAGGTGCGGCGCGAGCGCATGGGCCACATCGAGCTGGCCGTGCCGGTTGCCCACATCTGGATGTTCAAGACGCTTCCCAGCCAGATGGGCTACCTGCTGGGAATGACGCTGCGCGACCTGGAAAAGGTGATCTACTACGCCGCCTACGCGGTGACCACCCCGGGCGCCCAGGACGTCAAGCACAGCCAGGTGCTCGACGAGGACGAGTACATCGCCCTGCGTGAAAAGGCCCGCGAGGAAGGCGACGCCGACTTCGCCGCCGACATCGGCGCGCCGGCCATCCGCAACCTGCTGGGCCAGATCGACGTGGACTCGCTGGCCGAGAGCCTGCGCGCGCAGGTGGCCAACGAGACCAGCCAGCACCGCAAGAAGATGGTGCTGAAGCGGCTCAAGGTGATCGACGCCATCCGCGGCTCGGGGGCCACGCCCTCGGAGCGCAACAAGCCGCAGTGGATGATCCTGGACGTGATCCCCGTGATCCCGCCCGACCTTCGCCCGCTGGTGCCGCTGGACGGCGGCCGCTTCGCCACGTCGGACCTGAACGACCTGTACCGCCGCGTCATCAACCGCAACAACCGGTTGAAGAAGCTGATGGAGATGCGCGCTCCCGAGGTGATCCTCCGGAACGAGAAGCGCATGCTGCAGGAGGCGGTGGACGCGCTGTTCGACAACGGGCGCCGCAGCAAGGCCATCCGCGGCCGCGGCAAGCGCCCGCTGAAGTCGCTGTCCGACATGCTGAAGGGCAAGCAGGGCCGCTTCCGGCAGAACCTGCTGGGCAAGCGCGTGGACTACTCGGGCCGTTCGGTGATCGTGGTGGGCCCCGAGCTGAAGCTTCACCAGTGCGGCCTGCCCAAGGCCATGGCGGTGGAGCTCTTCAAGCCGTTCATCATCCACGAGCTCGAGAAGCGGGGCGAGGCCGAGACGGTGAAGCGCGCCAAGAAGATCGTGGAGCGCGACGATCCGCGGGTGTACGAGGTGCTCGAGGACATCATCCGCGACCACCCCGTGCTGCTGAACCGCGCCCCCACGCTTCACCGCCTGGGCATCCAGGCGTTCGAGCCGGTGCTGGTGGAGGGCAAGGCCATCCGCATTCACCCGCTCGTCTGCGCGGCCTTCAACGCCGACTTCGACGGCGACCAGATGGCAGTGCACGTGCCGCTTTCGTTCGAGGCGCAGCTGGAGGCCCGCGTGCTGATGCTGTCGTCGAACAACATCCTGCTGCCCAGCAACGGGCGGCCGGTGGCGGCGCCGTCGCAGGACATCGTCATCGGGTGCTACTGGCTGACCAAGGACCAGGCCGACTTCCGCGACAAGGTCGTGGCGGACCAGGCCGAGGTCGCCAAGGCCCCGGCCGACCGCGACCAGTCGGTGGTGCTCCCGCGTTTCGGCACGGTGGCCGAGGTGGAGATGGCGCTGGCGCACCGCCGCGTGGGCTATCACTCGACGGTGTACTTCTTCACCGACCCGCGCCCCGAGTCCGAGAAGGAGCCGGGCGAGGGGATGGTCAAGGAGTGGGTGCCCACCACCCCCGGGCGCATCATCTTCAACTCGTCGGTTCCGCCCGCGATGGGGTTCTGGAACAAGACGATGGGCAAGAAGGAGCAGGGCGACATCATCTTCAGCGCCTACCGCACGGTGGGGCTGGCAACGACGGTGGTGTTCCTGGACAACCTGAAGGCCTTCGGCTTCCGCTACGCCACGCTGGCCGGCGTGTCGGTGGGCATCGAGGACATGAAGATCCCCGGCGAGAAGGACGAGATCCTTCGCGAGGCCGAGGACGACGTGGCGCGCTTCACCCGCGCGTACAACAACGGCGTCATCAGCAACGGCGAGCGGTACAACAAGGTCATCGACACCTGGACGCACGCCAACAACGACGTGGCCGACGCCATGGTGAACCGCCTGGCGGCGGACCGCGGCGGCTTCAACCCCGTGTTCATGATGATGAACTCGGGCGCCCGCGGCTCGCGTGACCAGATGCGCCAGCTGGCCGGCATGCGCGGCCTGATGGCCAAGCCGCAGAAGAAGCTGACCGGCGGCATCGGCGAGATCATCGAGTCGCCGATCAAGTCGAACTTCCGCGAGGGGCTGACGGTGCTGGAGTACTTCATCTCCACGCACGGCGCCCGCAAGGGCCTGGCCGACACGGCGCTGAAGACGGCGGACGCGGGATACCTGACCCGCCGCCTGGTGGACGTGGCCCAGGACGTCACCATCAGTGAGGAGGACTGCGGGACGGTCCTCGGGCTGGAGGTGGCGGCGCTCAAGGAGGGCGAGGACGTGGTGGAGCCGCTGAAGGACCGCATCGTCGGTTCGGTGGCCAACGACGACATCTACGACCCGATCGACGGCGACCTGCTGGTGGCCGCCGGCGAGCTGATCGACGAGGACGCGGCGGACGAGATCGAGCTGGTGGGCATCCAGTCGGTGAAGATCCGCAGCGTGCTCACCTGCGAAAGCCGCCGCGGGCTGTGCGTGAAGTGCTACGGCCGCAACCTGGCCACGATGGGCATCGTGGACCCGGGCGAGGCGGTGGGCATCCTGGCCGCGCAGTCCATCGGCGAGCCGGGCACGCAGCTGACGCTGCGCACCTTCCACATCGGCGGCACGGCGGCCCGCATCGCGGCAACCACCGGGCGCAAGAGCAAGGTCGAGGGCGTGGCCCAGTTCGAGCGCATCGTCACGGTGACGACGCCCGAGGGCGCGCGCATCGTCACCAGCCGCGAAGGCGAGATCATCATGCGGTCGGCCGAGGGGGCCATCCGCAGCCGGCTGGCGGTGCCCTACGGCGCCACCATCTCGGTGGAGGACAGCCAGACGGTGGCCGTGGGCGACACGCTGTTCGCGTGGGACCCGTACTCCGAGCCCATCGTGGCCGACTTCGGCGGCACCCTGCGCTTCATCGACATCGTCGAGGACGAGTCGGTGCGCGAGGAGCTCGACGAGTCCACCGGGCGCCGGCAGATGGTGATCATCGAGGACCGCAGCAAGAAGCTGCACCCGATGATCGAGATCATCGACCCCAACGGCGTGAAGGTGCGCGAGTTCATCGTGCCCGTGGGCGCGCAGCTCACGGTTCGCGACGGCGAGGTCATTCAGCCGGGTGCCGCGCTGGCCAAGCTGGCCCGCGAGGCGTACAAGACCCGCGACATCACCGGCGGCCTTCCGCGCATCGCCGAGCTGTTCGAGGCGCGCAAGCCCAAGGACCCGGCGGTGATCACCGAGGTGGACGGCACCGTGCGCTTCGGCGACATCAAGCGCGGCAAGCGCGAGGTGCTGGTGATCCCGGAGACGGGGAACGAGCGGGTGTACGAGGTGCCGGTGGGCAAGCACCTGCGCGTGCACGAGGGCGACTCGGTGCGCGCCGGCGACCGCCTCTCGGAGGGGCCGGTGAACCCGCACGACATCCTGCGGATCAAGGGGCCGCAGGCCGTGCAGGAGTACCTGCTGAACGAGGTGCAGGAGGTGTACCGCCTGCAGGGCGTGAAGATCAACGACAAGCACATCGGCGTGATCGTGCGCCAGATGCTGCAGAAGGTGCGCATCCTGGAGCCCGGCACCACCGAGTTCCTGGAAGGCGAAACGGTGGACCGCACCGAGTTCGTCGACACCAACACCAAGGTCATGACCAGTGGGGGCACGCCGGCCACGTCGGAGCCGCTGCTGCTGGGCATCACCAAGGCGTCGCTGACCACGCAGTCGTTCATCTCGGCGGCTTCGTTCCAGGAGACCACGCGGGTGCTGACCGACGCCGCCATCCGCGGCGCGCGCGACGACCTGCAGGGTCTGAAGGAGAACATCATCATCGGCCACCTGATCCCGGCCGGTACCGGCATCTACCGGTACGAGGACGTGTCGTTCGGGGCGGACGATGCGCCGTCGAGCGCCCCGGCCACGTCCGAGGTGGTGGCGGCCAGCGAGACGGCCGTCATCCAGGCCTGATCGCCGGTGGTGAAGTGATGGAGAACGGCCCCGGGCAGCGATGCCCGGGGCCGTTTTTGCTGGTGCGAGGGCCGGCCCTTAACCGCTGTAGTGGCCCGAGGCACCAAGGAAGTAAATGGCCAGATCGGTGATCTCGTAGATGAGCCGATGCTCCTGCGTGATCCTGCGCGACCAAGCCGCGCGTCGACGGTGCTTTAGCGGCTCGGGCTTGCCGAGGCCGGCATGCGGATCCCGCATGACATCTTCCACCAAGGCGAGAACCTTCGTAGCGATCCTGGGATCCATGACGAAATCGACGCTCCACGACTGCGTCTCGTTGGGCGAGACGCTCCGCGACGTTCCCCGGGCCACGGCGTTTGGTTTTAGTCATAGTCGAACGGCTGTTTTACCCTGCGCATGTCGGCGGGCTGGATGCCTCTCGCCTCCATCTCGGCCTCGAACTGAAGCAGGTGTTCCAGGATCTCCGGGTGGCGCATGAGCCACTCCGTAGCGGAGTTTCGCTCGCGGCCGCGGCGGAGGCCGAGCGACATCTGGGGCGCCATGCGGGCTCGTTGGGTGGCAGCGATCACTTTCTTTTTCCCTTGCTCGTCCACAGGTTACCCCCAACGATGCACAGTTTGGTGGCTGCTGTCAATAACGTCCAGTATCCGCCACGGCACGGACGTGCGATGCCGTCGTGCCCGTCTCCTGCACTGCCATGAAGATACCGCAACGTTCGCTCCTGCTGTCCGCGCTCGCCGCCGCGGTTTCCGCCTGCACCGGGACGGCGCCGTCCACCGCTCCCGCGCCCGCTGCCGCCGCACCGTACGATGTGCTGATCCGCAACGGGATGATCGTGGACGGCACCGGGAGCCCGTGGTACCGGGGCGACGTGGCGCTGCGCGGAGACCGGATCGCGGCGGTGGGGCAGCTGCGGGCGGCGCAGGCGCGCGACACCATCGACGCGACGGGCCTCGTGGTTTCGCCCGGGTGGATCGACATGCTGGGACACAGCGAGTATCCGCTGCTTCGCGACGGGCGCGCCATCAGCAAGAT is a window from the Longimicrobium sp. genome containing:
- a CDS encoding DNA-directed RNA polymerase subunit beta, translating into MGMPHLLDIQTRAFEALLQLDAASQDREDIGLERVFKDLFPITDVHENFSLEFVRYTLGEPKYSVEECIERDMTFSAPLKATLQLVIFEEINGDKRPRNIIEKEVYLGELPLLTGLGTFVINGAERVIVSQLHRSPGVVFEENTHPNGSKLFSARIIPFRGSWVEFTLDIHDVVAVHIDKKKKFPATALLRAVGFSRDADILGVFLKRDTVALNTLEQATGSGRRGEVFHGFLAEDVPDPAVLGPNGPVLYRDIVLPSTGEVYERGRRVTPELYASLREAGVTTLPVVASALVARAGDEINGDALGRMLRAGIESVATYRATSQSGSALRATLAKDPTRGTLDSLFAIHNLVRPGTAPAPDTWTEEEFLAEGDTIMHVADFLASWAERGSQPVDPMSREGQRSVEERMLRFAQERGIRYVWESFRDDRTEKAGKPSRVLVYELNRVVQVYVAVWRLLFQPRTSLVVTGELTGSGNGTAAASTDYSEYTEEALNKRYDLGRVGRYKINQRLAPAFESLGYTVPPAGMTALTAQDVLAILWQLIELHEGRGETDDIDHLGNRRVRSVGELIANQFSVGLSRMARLVRERMSIVSDPDKINIDDLVNARTVSAVIQQFFGSSQLSQFMDQTNPLAEMTHKRRLSALGPGGLTRERAGFEVRDVHYSHYGRMCPIETPEGPNIGLINSLTTYARINDLGFIETPYRKVVRAIVKYPAQAKLEEAVRLVLGDRAKVFGKKGETIDAARGREIFRAMVVGAELAEDVFDWSTLFPRMLAGEIAQTDWEQEFAALPVLAKRGERITEELAERIAAQPVNLVRVVSRRAGAAARGVAPEAIRNPMSLSVRVFQPTTAAVLAVPGTVLTAEVVESLNERQMTGLEVQEWGDTPDEVAIDYTSGVPALPAEGEVGRAVLGASGRTTHVTPVVTRISAWLSANEEETARIAQANAPLTPGFTFNNEFVLCRERGDFPLLRPEEIDYMDVAPDQLVSVAAALIPFLEHDDANRALMGSNMQRQAVPLLFPHAPVVGTGLEEVIARDSGAVVVARRGGTVMEVTADHILVDAGMEGVGSAAEPLRRLAQFDRYRMKKYWRTNQDTALNQRPIVRKGMVVEKGAVLADGPSTDGGELALGRNLLVAFMPWYGHNFEDAIVLSEKLVKDDVYTSIHIQELELQVRDTKRGMEEITREIPNVAEESLVDLDERGVVRIGARVKAGDILVGKITPKGETELSPEEKLLTAIFGEKAKDVKDSSLKVPPGVEGTVIDVKIFSRRIDDPILEKERGQKIGELRAFERMEIQRIGEARDEEIRELIRGREVALFLKKGTVEPFFNEGTQLTDEVVDSLDFNDIDLTTLKVTDRPTNEQLRRLIDESKRRIERVRQRTEGQIDKIFQPDELPPGVVQLVKVYLAEKRKISVGDKMAGRHGNKGIIARIVPEEDMPFLPDGTPVDVCLNPLGVPSRMNVGQILETHLGWAARVLGFEAKTPVFQGASEDEIGTLIRLAGATWARQSLGVLSAMPPTFDVDDARSIAETVQAHEALAQERARPEMGIGRPIDWMVGAPETPALLTEKLNSLAAYLVSAGRELAEARQQSLEEAFPAAAALAASKSGEGLTAALEEHMLTAGLTPGGKVKLRDGRSGAQFESPVTVGTIYMLKLSHLVDDKIHARSIGPYSLVTQQPLAGKAQFGGQRFGEMEVWALEAYGAAHTLQEILTVKSDDVNGRSRVYEAIVKGENLPEPGLPESFNVLVKELQALGISVTLGS
- a CDS encoding Txe/YoeB family addiction module toxin, with amino-acid sequence MDPRIATKVLALVEDVMRDPHAGLGKPEPLKHRRRAAWSRRITQEHRLIYEITDLAIYFLGASGHYSG
- the rpoC gene encoding DNA-directed RNA polymerase subunit beta' yields the protein MIDFPRVRETRSQDFNFIQVKIASPEEIRGWSFGEVTKPETINYRSFKPERDGLFCERIFGPVKDWECHCGKFKRIRYRGHVCDKCGVEVTLSKVRRERMGHIELAVPVAHIWMFKTLPSQMGYLLGMTLRDLEKVIYYAAYAVTTPGAQDVKHSQVLDEDEYIALREKAREEGDADFAADIGAPAIRNLLGQIDVDSLAESLRAQVANETSQHRKKMVLKRLKVIDAIRGSGATPSERNKPQWMILDVIPVIPPDLRPLVPLDGGRFATSDLNDLYRRVINRNNRLKKLMEMRAPEVILRNEKRMLQEAVDALFDNGRRSKAIRGRGKRPLKSLSDMLKGKQGRFRQNLLGKRVDYSGRSVIVVGPELKLHQCGLPKAMAVELFKPFIIHELEKRGEAETVKRAKKIVERDDPRVYEVLEDIIRDHPVLLNRAPTLHRLGIQAFEPVLVEGKAIRIHPLVCAAFNADFDGDQMAVHVPLSFEAQLEARVLMLSSNNILLPSNGRPVAAPSQDIVIGCYWLTKDQADFRDKVVADQAEVAKAPADRDQSVVLPRFGTVAEVEMALAHRRVGYHSTVYFFTDPRPESEKEPGEGMVKEWVPTTPGRIIFNSSVPPAMGFWNKTMGKKEQGDIIFSAYRTVGLATTVVFLDNLKAFGFRYATLAGVSVGIEDMKIPGEKDEILREAEDDVARFTRAYNNGVISNGERYNKVIDTWTHANNDVADAMVNRLAADRGGFNPVFMMMNSGARGSRDQMRQLAGMRGLMAKPQKKLTGGIGEIIESPIKSNFREGLTVLEYFISTHGARKGLADTALKTADAGYLTRRLVDVAQDVTISEEDCGTVLGLEVAALKEGEDVVEPLKDRIVGSVANDDIYDPIDGDLLVAAGELIDEDAADEIELVGIQSVKIRSVLTCESRRGLCVKCYGRNLATMGIVDPGEAVGILAAQSIGEPGTQLTLRTFHIGGTAARIAATTGRKSKVEGVAQFERIVTVTTPEGARIVTSREGEIIMRSAEGAIRSRLAVPYGATISVEDSQTVAVGDTLFAWDPYSEPIVADFGGTLRFIDIVEDESVREELDESTGRRQMVIIEDRSKKLHPMIEIIDPNGVKVREFIVPVGAQLTVRDGEVIQPGAALAKLAREAYKTRDITGGLPRIAELFEARKPKDPAVITEVDGTVRFGDIKRGKREVLVIPETGNERVYEVPVGKHLRVHEGDSVRAGDRLSEGPVNPHDILRIKGPQAVQEYLLNEVQEVYRLQGVKINDKHIGVIVRQMLQKVRILEPGTTEFLEGETVDRTEFVDTNTKVMTSGGTPATSEPLLLGITKASLTTQSFISAASFQETTRVLTDAAIRGARDDLQGLKENIIIGHLIPAGTGIYRYEDVSFGADDAPSSAPATSEVVAASETAVIQA